One segment of Podospora pseudopauciseta strain CBS 411.78 chromosome 5 map unlocalized CBS411.78m_5.2, whole genome shotgun sequence DNA contains the following:
- a CDS encoding uncharacterized protein (EggNog:ENOG503PI7I) — MSEMASPVSLTTLSTELRHKVLASVIWTSTATPLYNHLDLFFQDPRVRLRDDWDIWVPTTPPQPPALSLLLTCRILRYDVQYLLNSSTAQSHPYEIDVVFIAKCGLFPTWVCCPLPSQINLDTLQASFRIMDVEDIDDEVPAGRQGEFLSRYRGVSSDFDADNYPNPPPGSWNFYRLLASFLALGPRGLTSPAYQRENRGCLSRSRYSLQHLIISVTSKEETEMDDERRERASGPRRFLLDHNSDLPYGGSREDEVFPGPPDNSPYTWTGPTELETVRGMYGHAGRLTLGHADRYGLYLANTLWALLDFKWLSRGFGLMVYESILDDITFYVDGKPRPHFGMDDLLSLEPLKHRSLTPEAAAALQVWKEWVMKWRSKLRERSMLDEPRPSFGFVRYLPASMADPNECPDSDSDSMSGSDV; from the coding sequence ATGTCCGAAATGGCCAGCCCAGTGTCGTTAACCACCCTCTCAACCGAACTCCGCCACAAAGTCCTAGCCTCTGTGATTTGgacatcaacagcaacgccGCTCTATAATCACCTCGACCTATTCTTCCAAGATCCTCGGGTCCGGCTCCGCGATGACTGGGACATTTGGGtaccaaccacaccacctcaaccacccgCTCTGTCACTCCTCTTGACATGCCGGATCCTGCGCTATGACGTCCAGTATCTATTGAATTCATCCACTGCCCAATCCCACCCCTATGAGATTGACGTCGTCTTCATTGCCAAATGCGGACTTTTCCCAACCTGGGTGTGTTGTCCACTCCCAAGCCAGATCAACCTCGACACTCTCCAGGCGTCATTCCGCATAATGGACGTGGAGGATATCGACGACGAGGTACCAGCTGGAAGGCAGGGGGAGTTCTTAAGCCGTTACCGCGGTGTATCGTCTGACTTCGATGCAGACAACTacccaaatcctcctcccggCTCATGGAACTTCTATCGCCTGTTAGCGTCCTTCCTGGCCTTGGGGCCTCGGGGCCTGACCTCTCCTGCTTATCAAAGAGAAAATCGCGGCTGTCTTTCAAGAAGCAGATACTCACTCCAACATCTCATCATTAGCGTAACATCTAAGGAGGAAACTGAAATGGATGACGAAAGACGGGAGCGAGCAAGTGGACCAAGGCGGTTCTTACTTGACCACAATTCCGACCTGCCTTACGGAGGCTCGAGAGAAGATGAAGTTTTTCCAGGGCCGCCTGACAATTCTCCATACACATGGACAGGCCCCACCGAGTTGGAGACCGTTAGAGGGATGTATGGCCACGCGGGCCGTCTCACCCTCGGACACGCCGACCGCTATGGCTTGTACCTTGCCAACACCCTCTGGGCCCTGCTTGACTTCAAGTGGCTCTCACGAGGCTTCGGTCTTATGGTGTACGAAAGCATCCTTGACGACATTACCTTTTACGTCGACGGGAAGCCAAGACCTCACTTTGGCATGGACGACTTGCTTTCCCTGGAACCCCTAAAGCACCGCAGCTTGACACCGGAGGCCGCAGCCGCCCTTCAAGTCTGGAAGGAGTGGGTAATGAAGTGGAGGAGTAAGCTACGGGAGCGTAGTATGTTGGATGAACCACGCCCGAGTTTTGGTTTTGTGAGATACTTGCCGGCATCGATGGCAGATCCTAATGAGTGCCCAGATTCAGACTCGGATTCTATGTCCGGCTCAGACGTATAG
- a CDS encoding uncharacterized protein (EggNog:ENOG503NYH6; COG:S; CAZy:GH55): MVDNQHNYYKAAPDKGIHNGPVWAYSGSLDSYLRNLRQGTVLRGGYKGDSAIKSTSFTSKSKRQSSDFWLASLGPLGTQPHAGGDNYQFFRNVVDDFGADNTGETDASEALNAASASWNKDSAGDSRTRCGEECGNTFSQGAIVYFPPGTYKICSPVVQYYYTQFIGNPNDMPVIKGCDDFKGIALFDVNPYIPGSSGKQWYINQNQFFRQIRNFRFDLTEMPELTGENDQNLAPTGIHWQVSQATSLQNLVFDMPKTSSTTAVGIFTENGSGGFVSDIEFNGGNIGWRAGSQQYTARNLVFNQCKTAVQMIWDWGWNWQQITVNGGGVGFNISGVGGDAGQGIGSVSIIDSKINDVIIGILTNDLPSSPNIVLDNTVFENVVSPVLAEGNGGTLLRGNTDLWATGKRYNGSEGSIQTGPVEAPGRGEGLNGDDGKLFVRSRPQYGSRGTDAFLVATTDGKCKNDATGDQAFCINSFLQRALEEDKIAYFPAGVYAVGSTVLIPTGSIVQGSLWSQILGSGYYFSDMKNPKVMVQVGNKGDIGTLEINDMLFSVRGATAGAIMMEWNVAAVSQGAAAMWDSHFRVGGALGTDLDLTTCPKFTNKAECIAASIMFRITPQANGYFENVWAWVSDHDNDKTIVDVPDSSSTQISIFGARGMLIESQGPTWFYGGGSEHSVLYNYLISGAKSVYLGHIQTESPYYQPRPRPPEPFRAAASFPNDPDFSDCEVTGDGRDDRCNYAWGLQIIDSKDVMIHSAGLYSFFNEYLQDCIPTHNCQDRILEVKGSTGVVIFNLFTVATVNIATGIDDTSIPQDSNQRGFTTEISVWVPLPGSDNVDIVFVDTNVWNTPTLSCPAKSCMMILPTSSLESPTTIHPSSYTTSLEYGEISSTTIGGVPTTVFVTTTTTVTLSIPPIVTDGIPFSNVNVSTTGAMPITLYPSVNVPPVIVTLPDGQGSETTRTVTVPPWPQIDGGPLVMYTDPATLNSSTGQLAKNTTYFTPISTLFTVRGATVTTVTFPASTEVFTIDCPATTSLVFATPAIAVATTCTESAELTLNFACPTTRVFTFLGPDLADATVDCSLVTAWKTGSTSTEEPLPVFTTWPQGGRIVPEEEEIDEPEPDEDGDGVHVPCKAWFFFFCISFGEVRIGSWHWTLPPGIYGPGPPPIGIIHPPPGIDIRGNLPNWPRITIGWDYRLTTESEPECTKQTAEACTTSNFVTDGTTRSSTTRCETITGCSISVSDSTTDVFGTQTAAPIGIFNDESWATMTMGDEYTNAVLAALESRLAREEASAGATTIQFTSGATPGPTCQGGSTACGGTVCSGYWCNPSPTAPPPGFRDPKDPSSEGYVAPTTTISDTTSTSSSPTSNPNFTPLTRGPIGCFDEADFPGHGDIQSGEQNDGSLAFSDIRLDMGDDDTIGPGDNPIRLRWTDGNDVNYDYQAEWVAGCETEVARQSFGFPLGSPSSITAYLLVREDYTMFL, translated from the exons ATGGTTGACAACCAACATAACTACTACAAGGCAGCACCTGATAAAGGAATACACAATGGCCCAGTCTGGGCTTACTCAGGGAGCCTGGACAGTTATCTCAGGAATCTCCGTCAGGGTACTGTCCTTCGCGGCGGCTACAAAGGCGACAGCGCCATCAAGTCAACGAGTTTCACTTCCAAAAGCAAGCGGCAGTCGTCAGACTTTTGGCTCGCAAGTTTAGGCCCTTTGGGCACT CAACCACATGCTGGCGGAGATAATTACCAGTTCTTCCGTAATGTCGTCGATGACTTTGGCGCCGACAATACGGGAGAAACTGATGCCAGTGAGGCCCTCAACGCGGCCTCTGCCAGCTGGAACAAAGACTCAGCCGGTGACTCTCGTACGCGGTGCGGCGAGGAGTGCGGCAATACTTTCTCGCAAGGCGCAATCGTCTACTTCCCTCCCGGTACCTACAAGATCTGCTCGCCTGTGGTTCAGTATTATTACACGCAGTTCATAGGCAACCCAAACGACATGCCCGTCATTAAAGGGTGCGATGACTTCAAAGGCATCGCTCTCTTTGACGTGAACCCCTACATTCCTGGTTCTTCAGGAAAGCAGTGGTATATCAATCAGAATCAGTTCTTTCGGCAAATCCGAAACTTTCGCTTTGACCTCACTGAGATGCCCGAGTTGACGGGTGAGAATGACCAGAACCTGGCACCCACGGGAATCCATTGGCAGGTCTCTCAAGCCACATCACTGCAAAACCTGGTGTTTGATATGCCTAAGACAAGCAGCACAACGGCTGTGGGTATCTTCACCGAGAATGGCAGCGGCGGGTTTGTCTCTGACATCGAATTCAACGGGGGCAACATCGGCTGGCGCGCGGGCTCTCAGCAATATACTGCGCGCAACCTTGTTTTCAACCAGTGCAAGACAGCTGTTCAGATGATCTGGGACTGGGGCTGGAACTGGCAGCAAATCACAGTTAACGGTGGTGGCGTCGGCTTCAATATCTCaggagtgggtggtgatgccggcCAAGGAATAGGCAGTGTTTCCATCATCGATTCCAAGATCAATGATGTAATCATTGGTATCCTGACGAATGACCTTCCCAGTTCACCAAACATCGTCCTCGACAACACTGTTTTCGAGAATGTGGTCAGCCCAGTCCTCGCAGAAGGCAACGGTGGCACCCTTCTCCGTGGAAACACAGACCTGTGGGCTACGGGAAAGCGGTACAATGGCTCAGAAGGCTCTATCCAGACCGGCCCCGTTGAAGCACCTGGCAGGGGTGAAGGACTTAACGGCGACGATGGTAAGCTCTTTGTACGATCACGGCCACAGTACGGAAGCCGTGGTACTGATGCCTTCTTGGTCGCGACTACGGATGGGAAGTGCAAGAACGACGCGACCGGTGACCAGGCCTTCTGCATCAACAGCTTCCTACAACGTGCTCTGGAGGAAGACAAGATCGCATACTTTCCGGCCGGAGTATATGCGGTTGGATCTACAGTATTGATTCCTACCGGGTCCATCGTGCAAGGCTCCTTGTGGTCTCAGATCCTTGGGTCTGGGTACTACTTCAGCGACATGAAAAATCCAAAGGTCATGGTTCAAGTCGGCAACAAAGGCGACATTGGCACGCTGGAGATCAATGACATGTTATTTTCGGTACGTGGCGCTACTGCGGGTGCCATTATGATGGAGTGGAACGTTGCAGCGGTCTCTCAAGGAGCAGCCGCGATGTGGGATTCGCATTTCCGTGTCGGCGGCGCCTTGGGCACTGACCTTGACCTCACTACATGTCCAAAGTTCACCAACAAAGCCGAGTGTATTGCCGCCTCTATAATGTTCCGGATTACCCCCCAGGCTAATGGCTACTTTGAGAATGTGTGGGCGTGGGTCAGCGATCATGACAACGATAAGACGATTGTCGACGTCCCCGATTCAAGCTCCACACAAATTTCCATTTTTGGTGCCCGGGGCATGCTCATTGAATCCCAGGGCCCAACCTGGTTCTATGGCGGTGGCTCCGAGCACTCGGTTCTCTACAACTACCTCATCAGCGGCGCCAAGAGCGTGTACCTGGGCCATATCCAGACCGAGTCGCCTTATTATCAGCCCAGACCCAGACCTCCGGAGCCTTTCCGCGCTGCCGCCTCCTTTCCCAACGACCCAGATTTCAGTGACTGCGAGGTCACAGGCGATGGGCGGGATGATCGTTGCAACTACGCCTGGGGCTTGCAGATCATTGATTCAAAGGATGTCATGATTCACTCTGCCGGCCTTTACAGTTTCTTCAACGAGTATCTTCAGGACTGCATACCTACACACAACTGCCAGGACCGCATCCTCGAAGTGAAGGGCTCGACCGGCGTGGTCATCTTCAATTTGTTTACGGTTGCCACCGTCAACATCGCCACTGGCATCGACGACACCAGCATCCCGCAGGATAGCAATCAGCGTGGCTTCACTACCGAGATCAGCGTGTGGGTACCTCTTCCGGGGTCAGACAATGTCGATATTGTGTTTGTCGATACCAATGTGTGGAACACACCAACTCTCAGTTGCCCGGCCAAGTCCTGTATGATGATTCTCCCGACAAGCTCCCTGGAATCACCgaccaccatccatcccagCAGCTACACGACCTCGCTGGAGTATGGAGAAATCTCCAGCACCACTATCGGGGGCGTTCCGACGACGGTCTTTGTGACCACAACTACTACCGTAACTCTTTCGATCCCCCCGATTGTCACTGATGGGATCCCCTTTTCCAACGTCAACGTCTCAACGACAGGAGCGATGCCCATCACCCTTTATCCAAGCGTGAACGTCCCACCTGTTATTGTCACGTTGCCAGATGGGCAGGGTAGCGAGACCACTCGAACCGTCACCGTTCCACCTTGGCCTCAGATTGATGGTGGTCCCTTAGTTATGTACACCGATCCGGCGACACTCAATAGCAGTACGGGCCAACTGGCCAAGAATACCACGTATTTCACCCCCATCAGCACCCTCTTTACGGTGCGGGGAGCCACAGTGACAACAGTAACGTTTCCAGCTTCGACAGAGGTCTTTACTATCGACTGTCCCGCGACAACATCGTTGGTCTTCGCCACGCCAGCAATTGCAGTTGCCACTACGTGTACCGAAAGTGCCGAACTGACGCTTAACTTCGCGTGCCCAACTACGCGGGTGTTCACATTCCTCGGGCCTGACCTGGCGGATGCTACCGTTGACTGCTCTCTAGTGACAGCCTGGAAGACTGGGTCTACCTCGACCGAGGAGCCGCTACCTGTCTTCACTACCTGGCCTCAAGGTGGAAGGATCGTgccagaagaggaggaaatcgACGAACCTGAGCCGGACGAGGACGGCGACGGCGTACACGTTCCCTGCAAGGCCtggttcttcttcttctgcatCTCCTTTGGAGAGGTCCGGATCGGTTCCTGGCACTGGACCTTGCCTCCGGGAATCTACGGGCCCGGTCCCCCGCCGATTGgcatcatccaccctcctccgggAATCGACATCCGCGGTAACCTCCCCAACTGGCCGCGGATTACCATCGGATGGGACTACCGCCTCACCACCGAGTCGGAACCCGAGTGCACCAAGCAGACGGCTGAGGCTTGCACCACATCCAACTTTGTCACGGACGGCACGACAAGGTCTTCGACTACACGGTGCGAGACCATCACCGGTTGCTCCATCAGCGTCTCGGACTCCACCACCGATGTGTTCGGAACCCAAACAGCTGCCCCTATCGGCATATTCAACGACGAGTCATGGGCCACCATGACGATGGGTGATGAATACACCAACGCGGTGTTAGCAGCTCTAGAATCACGCCTCGCCCGCGAGGAGGCCAGTGCCggagccaccaccatccaatTCACCTCAGGCGCCACCCCCGGACCAACCTGCCAAGGCGGGAGCACCGCCTGCGGCGGCACCGTCTGTTCCGGGTACTGGTGCAACCCGTCCCCAACCGCACCACCGCCAGGCTTCCGCGACCCAAAAGACCCCAGTTCAGAAGGCTACGTCgcaccgacaacaacaatcaGCGACACCACAagcacatcctcctctcccacaagCAACCCTAACTTCACCCCTCTCACCCGCGGCCCGATCGGCTGCTTCGACGAGGCCGACTTCCCCGGCCACGGCGACATCCAAAGCGGGGAACAAAACGACGGCTCCCTCGCTTTCAGCGACATCCGGCTCGACATgggcgacgacgacacgATCGGACCGGGGGATAACCCGATACGCCTGCGTTGGACGGACGGGAATGATGTCAACTACGATTACCAGGCTGAGTGGGTGGCCGGTTGCGAAACGGAGGTGGCGAGGCAGAGCTTTGGGTTCCCGTTGGGAAGCCCGAGTTCGATTACGGCTTATCTTTTGGTCAGGGAGGATTATACAATGT TTTTGTAG